Part of the Candidatus Methylomirabilis lanthanidiphila genome is shown below.
CCGTGTACAGCGCTTGCTCCATCTGCTTACTCGGTGGTACTCTCGTGGCCATGGTGTAGCCTCCTTGTCCGGGGCATCGTCCAATGCCCTCTTCGGGTTGTGGTTTTCAGGAGGTTACACCATCTTTCTTTTTACAGGAAGTTTATGACATGACCAGTCTTACCGCTTATTTCTTTGGCGAGTTCGCAAACAGTTTTGTCTTATCAAAGCTAAAATACAAACAAAATGGTAAACGTGGTATTTCTCAAGCATCGAGATTCGTTTGGTCCACTATAGTTGGGGAAGGCTTGGACTCCCTTCTGTTTATGACTGTGGGGTTTCTTGGGATAATGGCAACTGACGAACTATTTAAGATTGTTCTAACCATTTGGGGAATCAAAGTGCTATACGAGATTATCGCTCTTCCGGTGAGTATGAGTATTGCGAATTGGGTAAAGAAAATTGATGGATTTGATGTAATCGATGATCCGCGGACTACAAACTATAGCCCATTTTCAACTCGCTAAGCCCATGTCTAACAAGTTCGAACTTCATTTATCGGCGTACGCCATTTCTCCAGACTCCATCGTAACGATTGAGTCGCTAGGTTTTGTTCGAGACAAATTCGCCAACAACAGATACTGCGACACCACAGCCTATCACGCAACCTATCGAGGAGCTACTAAACTGCCCAATAACGATCTGTGGCAGAGTCTAAAGATGGTGCTAACACAAGATGTGTCTTTTGTTGGGATATTAGAAGAGGAGGAATTTTTTCAAGAAGAATTAGCGCACTATTCAACGGATGACGTTACGGAGTGGGAACCACATTATATTGAGAAACTTCCCTTCCATCGCCCCCTTTCGAATGAATACAAAGCTTGTGACATTCACTTGAATGTTTCTCTGAGAAAATCGTCTTCCGCGACGGTTGATTATATTTCTAGTATAGGTTTTGCGTCGTTCGATAAGCCTGAAGTCGACGGCGATCATCGTATCTTTTCCGCCACATGTAAGTCCTTGGAGGGCGGCAAAAAACTATTCGAGTTTCTTAATAAACTCCTAGTAAGGATCCCCGGCGTTAAAGCCAAGATGAAATTTGAACGCACAACTAGGTTCATTCGTATTCCAACAGAAGCACCCGCACTGCCCCTCTTGTCGGATTTTGATTTGGAGACGTGGCTTCGTTGTCATACGGCCCAACTCGATTGCTAATCTGTTACATATTATGAGCAAAAGAAAACTCTTCGTCGGGTCATCAACGGAAGCTGCTGATTCAGGAGCACTCCGCTCACTGATTGATCAGCTATCTCAGCACCTTGGATCAGACGTTGAAGTGATCTCCTGGCAAAACACGATTTGGAGCAATCTTGAATCGGCCCTACGAACACTCACGCAATCTCTGACAGAGTATTCGTATGCTGTATTTCTTGGTTGGCCGGATGATAAGCTTGAGATGCGGACACGTAAGTTCTATTGCTGTAGAGATAACGTCATTTTTGAATTCGGTCTTTTCCTCAGTCAGCTAGGCAGAGAACGTACATTTTTCGTAGCGCCAAAACCGGGCATAAAACTACCGCCTGATGACCTTGAATACCATATTCTCACTGACTTACGAGGTACATTTTTCGCTGGCACCTATACTATCACGGGCACGGGCTCATCACTTACCCCGCACTTTAGATTAGATAGTTTGATTCAGACAATACAGCGTCTCGAATGCGACATGCACGCTCTTACACCAGTAAGTGCAAAAACTGAGCTAGATCGGCAAATTCAAGGCGCACAAAGTAAGGTGAGGACACCCGGCCGTCCTGATGCTTATTATTCGGGCCTTTTGAGAAATAGGATCGATTATTTAATCAATCTCAAGGCGATCGAATCAAACAAGTCTGTTCAGGATGCTGTTCAAGACCTGCTACTGTTTATGGAGTACGAACGAGATGTTTGCGATTTGAAACAGCTTACTCACGTTCAACATCACGAAGTCGGACAGTGGGGCCAAGTATGGGTATTTGCTGACTCACCACTTGAGTTTCAACCGACATCTGGTCGTGACTTCGATGCACTACGAAAAACGATTCGTGATAATTTATTAAATGGCGTTGAATACAAATATTTTCTCACAGAAGATGGCTATAATAAATCAAAATTGGATATGATCATACCAAGCAACATTAAAGAAACCCAAAAGAACAAAATGCGAAAACAAATTACATTTTTTCTAGTTGATAAAAAATTATTTAAAACCTACTTCACACTACATTTCCCTAAAGGACAAACTAATCCGACTAAGGTTTACATGAGTGCACTCAGAGATGAACGAAGAAAAGATTTATTGATAGAAATTGCCGATTCGGAACACATTCAGCGCATCCGAGAAAATATCGAGCTTTTATGTGGAAAAGACGAAGAAAACTCAAAAGTTAAGGTCAAACGATTCGTCTGAAGTCGAGGCCATCAACCGCAGGACACCACATCATTTCTTGACTCAATGGCACCGACCTTGCCTCGCCGTTTACAATGCGGGGATAATCGATCTTTCATCGGCTGGCTTTGGCTCAAGCTGACTAAGCTCGTTTTCTCGCGGTAAGGAAGCGAATGTTAACGCGGCGGTTAACCCGACTTTCGCAACTGGAGGGTAGGTGTCGGTGTAAGTCCTTGATATTCCAGCCTACCCACTCCACAAGTCTGTACTACATGCGCACCGCTCTTTTTGCAGTGCTCCTTAGCGTCAGCTGGGTGGGCAGTGTCCACCCGAGCTGCGCCAGGAGCAGTAGGCGATCGGGTTCCAGCTGGGTGTAGCGCGTAAAGATCAGCGAGCATCTGCATGGCCGCGAACTTCTCCGGGACCTGTCGCCTATGTAGAACTGCTCTCGTACTCAAAGCTCACCTGACCGATGCGAAGCAACGCAATGCCGCGTTCTTTCGCAAACTTGGACTCCCAGACCGGATCGGTTAATGACCAAGCCAAAGCTCGAACTGACATGGATCGGGAAGGAGAACCGGCCGAAGCTGGAGCCGCGCATCCTGCTGGAGGACCAGGAGAGGTCCTACCATGCGGTGCACCGGGTCACCGACCGCGACCTGTTCGACAATCGCCTGATCTTCGGCGACAACCTGCTTGCCCTGAAAGCCCTCGAACAGGAGTTCACCGGCAAGATCAAGTGCATCTACATCGATCCGCCGTACAACACCGGCAGTGCGTTCGAGCATTACGATGATGGTGTCGAGCATTCGCTCTGGTTGTCGCTTATGCGTGATCGCCTTGAACTCCTGCGGAGCTTATTAAGCAACGACGGGTCGATTTGGATCAGCATCGACGACAACGAAATGCCATATCTCCGCGTTCTAATGGACGAGGTGTTTGGTCGGGTCAACTTTGTTGCACAGTGCATATGGGAGAAAGTTTATTCCCCAAAGAGTTCGGCGAAATTCCTATCGGAGAACCACGACTATATTGTCTGCTACGCAAGAGATACCAGCAAATGGAATCGAAACCTTCTTCCGCGCAGCGCGAAACAGGACAAAGCGTACAGAAACCTCGATAACGACCCCCGTGGGCCTTGGAAGCCAGGTGACCTGTCTGCAAGAAACTACTATAGTCTCGGACGATACCCTATTAAATGTCCGTCGGGACGAGTAATTCCTGGACCCCCGCAAGGGATGTACTGGCGAGTTTCTGAGGACAAACTGATTCAACTTGATCGTGACTGCAGAATTTGGTGGGGCAAAGGCGGCAACAATGTTCCGGCCATAAAGCGATTTTTATCAGAAGTTATTTCCGGTATCGTACCTGAAACAATTTGGACCTATGGGGAAGTAGGACATAACCAAGCCGCAAAGCAGCACCTGAAGGAACTGCTTCCAGACGTTGAGGAACTCTTCGTCACTCCAAAGCCTGAAGGATTGGTTCAGCGAATTTTGGACATCGCCACCAATCCCGGAGACTGGGTTCTCGACTCCTTCGGCGGTTCCGGTACCACCGGGGCAGTGGCGCACAAGATGGGGCGGCGGTGGATCATGGTGGAGCTGGGCGAGCATTGCCATACGCACATCATCCCGCGACTGAAGAAGGTGATTGACAGTGAGGACAAAGGCGGGATCACGGAGGCGGTTGGTTGGAAGGGCGGCGGCGGGTTCCGCTATTACCGGCTGGCGCCGTCGCTGCTCGAAAAGGACAAGTGGGGCAACTGGGTCATCAACAAGGCATACAATCCCGCGATGCTCACTGAGGCTGTCTGTAAGCTGGAGGGCTTCACGTACACGCCGAGCGACACGATCTACTGGCAGCACGGCTACTCCACCGAGCGCGACTTCATCTACGTCACCACCCAGAACCTGAGCCACGACCAGTTGCAGGCATTAAGCGACGAGGTTGGCGACTCCCGTTCGCTCCTGGTGATGTGCACCGCCTTTCGCGGCAAGCC
Proteins encoded:
- a CDS encoding putative nucleotide-binding protein containing TIR-like domain protein; amino-acid sequence: MSKRKLFVGSSTEAADSGALRSLIDQLSQHLGSDVEVISWQNTIWSNLESALRTLTQSLTEYSYAVFLGWPDDKLEMRTRKFYCCRDNVIFEFGLFLSQLGRERTFFVAPKPGIKLPPDDLEYHILTDLRGTFFAGTYTITGTGSSLTPHFRLDSLIQTIQRLECDMHALTPVSAKTELDRQIQGAQSKVRTPGRPDAYYSGLLRNRIDYLINLKAIESNKSVQDAVQDLLLFMEYERDVCDLKQLTHVQHHEVGQWGQVWVFADSPLEFQPTSGRDFDALRKTIRDNLLNGVEYKYFLTEDGYNKSKLDMIIPSNIKETQKNKMRKQITFFLVDKKLFKTYFTLHFPKGQTNPTKVYMSALRDERRKDLLIEIADSEHIQRIRENIELLCGKDEENSKVKVKRFV
- a CDS encoding adenine specific DNA methylase Mod; translation: MTKPKLELTWIGKENRPKLEPRILLEDQERSYHAVHRVTDRDLFDNRLIFGDNLLALKALEQEFTGKIKCIYIDPPYNTGSAFEHYDDGVEHSLWLSLMRDRLELLRSLLSNDGSIWISIDDNEMPYLRVLMDEVFGRVNFVAQCIWEKVYSPKSSAKFLSENHDYIVCYARDTSKWNRNLLPRSAKQDKAYRNLDNDPRGPWKPGDLSARNYYSLGRYPIKCPSGRVIPGPPQGMYWRVSEDKLIQLDRDCRIWWGKGGNNVPAIKRFLSEVISGIVPETIWTYGEVGHNQAAKQHLKELLPDVEELFVTPKPEGLVQRILDIATNPGDWVLDSFGGSGTTGAVAHKMGRRWIMVELGEHCHTHIIPRLKKVIDSEDKGGITEAVGWKGGGGFRYYRLAPSLLEKDKWGNWVINKAYNPAMLTEAVCKLEGFTYTPSDTIYWQHGYSTERDFIYVTTQNLSHDQLQALSDEVGDSRSLLVMCTAFRGKPDRYPNLTIKKIPKTVMARCEWGKDDYSLRVENLPKAPPPPGQQDLGLV